One stretch of Limisphaerales bacterium DNA includes these proteins:
- a CDS encoding sialate O-acetylesterase encodes MRRWILGLLATSACALQAADANFHLYLLIGQSNMAGRGKIALEDKVAVPRVLMLNKANEWVSAVDPISFDKTIAGVSLGRTFGITMAKANPNLKIGLIPCAVGGTPIRRWQRNGDLYKAALKRAAVAQKKGVIKGILWHQGENDSGKEATAKIYEQQLHAMISAWRKDLGDKNIPIVVGEMGHFFKAAKFKPTVDAALKALPGKVNHAAWVSAEGLGHKGDVVHFNAAGYREFGKRYAVAMKKLLGFSK; translated from the coding sequence ATGCGCCGCTGGATACTCGGGCTGTTGGCAACATCTGCCTGCGCGCTGCAGGCGGCTGATGCAAACTTCCATTTGTATCTGCTCATCGGCCAGTCAAACATGGCCGGGCGCGGCAAGATCGCGCTGGAAGATAAGGTGGCCGTGCCGCGCGTGTTGATGCTCAACAAGGCCAACGAATGGGTGTCGGCCGTCGACCCCATTTCGTTTGATAAAACCATCGCCGGCGTCAGCCTCGGCCGCACCTTTGGCATCACGATGGCCAAAGCCAATCCAAACCTCAAAATTGGCCTCATCCCCTGCGCCGTTGGCGGCACCCCCATCCGCCGTTGGCAGCGAAACGGAGACCTCTACAAGGCCGCATTAAAACGCGCCGCGGTCGCGCAAAAAAAAGGCGTCATTAAAGGCATCCTTTGGCACCAAGGCGAAAATGATTCCGGCAAGGAAGCCACCGCAAAAATCTACGAGCAACAACTTCACGCCATGATTTCAGCGTGGCGAAAGGATTTGGGTGATAAAAACATCCCCATCGTCGTCGGCGAAATGGGCCATTTTTTTAAGGCAGCCAAATTCAAACCCACCGTCGACGCCGCGCTCAAGGCGTTGCCGGGCAAAGTGAACCACGCCGCGTGGGTTTCCGCTGAGGGCCTCGGCCACAAGGGCGACGTCGTCCACTT
- a CDS encoding sialate O-acetylesterase — MTQRLFPFGWTVVLFTLTTIFAQAETKLPSILGSHMVLQRDAACPIWGWDDAGTEVTVSFADQTHTAKAGKDGRWQVKLTAMKASAKGRALTVKGSSTVKLTDVLVGEVWLCSGQSNMEWTVSRSTNAKEEIANAKHPLIRHIKIPHRPSAKQESDVPSTGWQPSTPAVTGNFTAVGYYFARHLQGELNVPIGLIGSNWGGTRIEPWIPPVGFKGVPALKNIADNLKDFPAKRGNGVNHQSALALYNGMIHPLLPYTIKGALWYQGESNNGEGMMYYQKMRALIAGWRSVWHNADMPFLFVQLAPYRYGGDPTRLAGIWQAQLSAVKKIPNTGMAVTTDITTVGDIHPPNKQDVGKRLALWALAKTYGQKDIVYSGPLYKSLKVEGGRAIVDFEHAAGIKSRDDKPLTHFELLTAEGKWFPAGAYVHEGKVIVSSKAVRNPIGVRFGWNQLAEPNLVNGAGLPASPFTSQLGKKL, encoded by the coding sequence ATGACACAACGTCTTTTTCCATTCGGTTGGACTGTCGTCCTATTCACCCTCACCACAATTTTTGCGCAAGCGGAAACCAAGCTGCCGTCCATACTCGGTAGCCATATGGTTTTGCAACGGGACGCGGCGTGCCCGATTTGGGGCTGGGACGATGCGGGCACGGAGGTGACCGTTTCGTTCGCCGACCAAACCCACACAGCAAAAGCCGGTAAGGATGGCCGATGGCAGGTAAAGCTCACCGCCATGAAGGCCAGCGCCAAGGGCCGCGCGCTCACGGTAAAAGGTAGCAGCACGGTGAAACTCACGGACGTGCTTGTGGGCGAAGTTTGGCTATGCTCCGGTCAGTCGAATATGGAATGGACGGTCTCCCGTTCGACAAATGCGAAAGAGGAAATCGCCAATGCCAAGCATCCGCTGATTCGCCATATAAAAATTCCCCATCGCCCCAGCGCCAAGCAGGAGAGCGATGTGCCTTCGACCGGTTGGCAGCCGAGCACGCCGGCGGTTACGGGTAATTTCACCGCAGTCGGATATTATTTCGCGCGCCATCTGCAGGGCGAACTCAACGTGCCCATCGGCCTCATCGGCAGCAACTGGGGCGGCACGCGCATCGAGCCGTGGATTCCGCCGGTGGGTTTTAAGGGTGTCCCCGCGCTCAAAAACATCGCCGACAATTTGAAAGATTTCCCCGCCAAACGCGGCAACGGGGTTAACCACCAAAGCGCGCTTGCGCTGTACAATGGCATGATTCATCCGCTGCTGCCATACACCATCAAAGGCGCACTGTGGTATCAGGGCGAAAGCAACAATGGCGAAGGGATGATGTACTACCAAAAAATGCGCGCGCTCATCGCCGGTTGGCGCAGCGTGTGGCACAACGCCGACATGCCGTTTCTGTTTGTGCAACTGGCCCCCTACCGATACGGCGGCGACCCCACGCGGCTGGCAGGCATTTGGCAGGCGCAACTCAGCGCGGTGAAAAAAATTCCCAACACCGGCATGGCCGTCACCACGGATATCACCACGGTGGGCGACATCCACCCGCCGAACAAACAGGACGTCGGCAAGCGGCTGGCATTGTGGGCGTTGGCGAAGACGTACGGCCAAAAAGACATTGTGTATTCCGGCCCGCTCTACAAATCACTCAAAGTGGAAGGCGGCCGGGCGATTGTGGATTTTGAACACGCCGCCGGCATTAAATCGCGTGATGACAAGCCACTAACGCATTTCGAGCTGCTCACCGCCGAGGGCAAATGGTTCCCCGCCGGCGCGTATGTGCACGAGGGCAAAGTCATCGTATCCAGCAAAGCCGTTCGTAACCCAATAGGCGTACGCTTCGGCTGGAATCAACTCGCTGAGCCCAACCTCGTCAATGGCGCCGGTCTGCCCGCCTCGCCCTTCACCAGCCAGCTCGGCAAAAAACTCTAG
- a CDS encoding 1-acyl-sn-glycerol-3-phosphate acyltransferase, with protein METKPPGKHSKPSGLATETAEVIVAEPYEFVPPKSGTLVARLMQPVLPVQLKHAWGIVGHEVRGVEKLRASLAAGHGIVLAPNHVRDPDALVVGLLTKHVNSHFHFMASWHVFKQGWFQRFLVRQLGAFSVHREGLDKTSLNTAIDILAEARRPLVLFPEGTVSFHNDRLSPLQEGTSLIVQRAAKKRAAKNGQVVVHPVALKYQFAGDLGETLPTALADLERELSWEPQTELSPLERVRKIGTGLLGLREVEYFGEAQSGELFERLDRLIDRILEPIEQKWERPGEGRGVYERVKALRTVMLKELVDGDATPSRRERCWKQLRDCTFALHLGAYPADYLAAEPCIERLIETVERFEHDFKFVDRHRPHRVIIEIGDAIAVPTQRDRTGPTLMEKIETALSGQLKKLAAELNQPLPK; from the coding sequence ATGGAAACGAAACCGCCCGGCAAACACAGTAAACCCAGTGGACTGGCCACCGAGACGGCGGAGGTCATCGTGGCCGAGCCGTACGAGTTTGTCCCGCCCAAGAGTGGCACGTTGGTGGCGCGGTTGATGCAGCCGGTTTTGCCGGTTCAGTTAAAACACGCGTGGGGCATTGTGGGACACGAAGTGCGCGGCGTGGAAAAACTGCGCGCCTCACTGGCGGCGGGGCACGGCATTGTGCTGGCGCCCAATCACGTGCGCGATCCGGATGCGTTGGTGGTGGGCTTGCTCACGAAACACGTGAACTCGCATTTTCATTTCATGGCCAGTTGGCACGTGTTCAAGCAGGGCTGGTTTCAGCGATTTCTCGTGCGGCAGCTGGGCGCCTTCAGTGTGCATCGCGAGGGCTTGGACAAAACTTCACTGAACACCGCCATCGATATTCTCGCTGAGGCACGCCGACCGCTCGTGTTGTTTCCCGAGGGCACCGTTTCGTTTCACAACGACCGACTCAGCCCATTGCAGGAAGGCACCTCGCTGATCGTGCAGCGCGCGGCGAAAAAACGTGCGGCGAAAAACGGCCAAGTCGTTGTGCATCCGGTGGCACTCAAGTATCAATTCGCCGGTGATTTGGGAGAAACGCTGCCCACCGCACTGGCTGATCTCGAACGCGAACTTTCGTGGGAACCGCAAACCGAACTATCGCCACTGGAACGGGTGCGCAAAATTGGCACCGGCTTGCTTGGCTTGCGCGAGGTGGAATATTTTGGCGAAGCGCAGAGCGGCGAATTGTTTGAACGGCTCGACCGCCTCATCGATCGCATCCTCGAACCCATCGAACAGAAATGGGAGCGCCCCGGCGAAGGCCGTGGTGTGTATGAGCGGGTGAAGGCGCTCCGCACGGTGATGCTCAAGGAACTGGTGGACGGCGACGCCACGCCCAGCCGCCGCGAACGTTGCTGGAAACAACTGCGCGATTGCACCTTCGCCCTGCACCTCGGCGCGTATCCTGCTGATTATTTGGCTGCCGAACCGTGCATCGAGCGCCTCATCGAAACGGTGGAACGCTTCGAGCACGATTTTAAGTTTGTGGACCGCCATCGGCCGCATCGCGTAATCATTGAAATTGGCGACGCCATTGCCGTCCCCACCCAACGCGACCGCACCGGCCCCACATTAATGGAAAAAATCGAAACCGCGCTATCAGGCCAACTGAAAAAACTGGCCGCAGAACTCAACCAGCCCTTGCCAAAATAA
- a CDS encoding DUF4339 domain-containing protein has product MEIHLNRDGQQMGPYSLEQIQKHLAEGSVLPADLAWHEGLPEWVPVQQLAAAAPAKKESWFTLKRVVIGSAIWFVLMMAISIGIFYHIFQDSKNNRERNARAAKLGAGMGALTAMGWGVLWLPWAAQVGKRRREAKARELLH; this is encoded by the coding sequence ATGGAAATTCACCTCAACCGTGACGGCCAGCAAATGGGGCCGTACTCGTTGGAGCAAATTCAGAAACACCTTGCCGAGGGCAGCGTGTTGCCCGCAGATCTTGCGTGGCACGAGGGACTTCCGGAATGGGTGCCGGTGCAACAACTGGCGGCTGCCGCTCCCGCCAAAAAAGAATCGTGGTTCACACTCAAACGTGTGGTCATTGGCTCGGCAATATGGTTTGTGCTCATGATGGCAATTTCGATCGGGATTTTTTATCATATTTTTCAGGACTCAAAAAATAATCGCGAACGAAATGCGCGGGCGGCCAAGTTAGGTGCGGGCATGGGCGCGCTCACGGCGATGGGTTGGGGCGTGTTGTGGTTGCCGTGGGCGGCGCAAGTTGGAAAACGCCGCCGCGAGGCCAAGGCGCGGGAACTGTTGCATTGA
- a CDS encoding DUF4177 domain-containing protein — protein MQKWEYKVVKRANVSEEKLNKLGAEGWELMNVVLPQCNLPGSFDEIDVEIVLRRPVAE, from the coding sequence ATGCAGAAGTGGGAATACAAAGTGGTTAAACGCGCCAATGTATCAGAGGAAAAGCTGAACAAACTGGGCGCCGAAGGCTGGGAGCTGATGAATGTTGTGTTGCCCCAATGCAACCTGCCCGGCAGCTTCGACGAGATTGACGTGGAAATAGTGCTGCGCCGCCCAGTGGCCGAGTAG